The segment ATGTCAGTTTACTATGCTCTTTCTGATGGGGAATGTCAAAATTATTGGGGAGATTCTGTGTCTTCACTAGAGTTAGCAGGATATGTACAAAATGATATACATAATATAAGAAGAGATATTATAAAAATGATGGCAGGTCAATCTTTGGAAGTATATCTTCCTAAATATACAACTGAGAGTCCTGAGCTTGTTTCAAAAGAAAAGATATTATCACTTATGGTTGTTAATGGTTATTTGACATATCACAAAGGCTTTGTTTCTATACCTAATAAAGAGGTTATGAAAAAGTTTGAAACTTTGTTACTAAATCCTGTTATGGGGAACCTTACTAAAATATTAGAACAATCTAGAGACCTACTTAAGGCTACAATAAATATGGATGCAGATAAAGTAGCATCTATTATAGACGATGTACACAACAAAAATACATCTTATTTTGAATATAGTGATGAAAATTCGCTAGCGTGCATAATATCAATTGCATACATTGCAGCACGTGACAAATATATAATAAAAAGAGAAGATATTGGGGGAAAAGGCAGAACAGATTTTACATTCTATCCGCTATATCCAACTGATACTGCCTTTATAATAGAATTAAAAACAGATGGTAGTAGTGCCGAAAATGCCATCCAACAAATTAAGTCTAGAGATTATGAATCTTCTATAGATTCGTACTTTGGCAAAAAACTTGCTGTTGGCATAGTGTATGACAAAGATAGCAAAGATAAAAAGCATAAGGCAATTATAGAAGAAATATAGGGAATGATTAATCAAGATTTTCGAG is part of the Clostridiales bacterium genome and harbors:
- a CDS encoding AAA family ATPase translates to KSEFIDKLNQNINVYDRFICITRPTRFGKSLNAIMLASYYTKNLDSKNVFDNLNIAKCESYEKHLNKHNVIYMSFNTGSNVFESYKEYKNYFIDRLTSDIKEYCPDVRPGDLLHEMLDFAYKKTGQGFIFIIDEWDYIFTNKKYTSEDRTNFSEFLTGLLKGQPYVELAYMTGVLPIAKYFSGSTINMFREYNALYDPFYESYFGFTQQEVETLCKKQDKVSLEQLQEWYNGYRTRSGERVYNPMSVYYALSDGECQNYWGDSVSSLELAGYVQNDIHNIRRDIIKMMAGQSLEVYLPKYTTESPELVSKEKILSLMVVNGYLTYHKGFVSIPNKEVMKKFETLLLNPVMGNLTKILEQSRDLLKATINMDADKVASIIDDVHNKNTSYFEYSDENSLACIISIAYIAARDKYIIKREDIGGKGRTDFTFYPLYPTDTAFIIELKTDGSSAENAIQQIKSRDYESSIDSYFGKKLAVGIVYDKDSKDKKHKAIIEEI